TTCCACTTTAATTCTGTTCCCCATTCATTTGCCACCTTAGATTTGGGGAGTATTGAGAGAAAGCATGAAGAAGcttgggaaaaaatgagacatgaagaaaaggaggataaAAAATGATGGATGAAGAGTGTGGGAGACAGATTCCAGAATGGTTTTGTATTATCTCAAGAGCCAGGATattgaagaattaaaattcatttctccTGTCTCCTTTCCAACTTCAAGCAATGAGTATGGAGACATAAGCTAAGTGATTTCaatataattacaattttaatatttcatactCAACTCTCCAAAATTCATACTAGTGATATaagatttagataatttttaaggtTTTCATATTCAACTTTGGATTCCCGCCCTCCTCCCCCAAATTGATTTACCTTCTACAACAGATAATCAAGAGTTAACTGTGTATAGTTTCTGGCTATTATACACAAAGTGAAATGCTGCATTTCTAAGCATTTTCCCATTAAATTTAATCTATGTAGGAAAAGCTGGATGAGTCATgcccccaattcttttttttatccaCAACAGATTTCTTTTGCCCAAATCACTTGTATAGTTGTTTGAGTTCTCCAATTCATGCTGTTTTGGTACATACAGCCTTAAATAATATCTGCAATATCCATTCAAATGCTCTTAAAGATAGGTCACCAGAGATCCCATGACAATTCAGAACTGAGATTTACTGGGGACCCATCCTTTGCAAATTACATCTGTGGAACTGGGTCCTTAAAAAGGCTACAGTTTTTCTTGGTTAACAGTTTCACCCCAAacaaaaaatgtctttttcttgcAGTCTGTTATCCTGATTTGAAGATTATAGAATTCCAATTTGTTGATAACCCATAGATTCTGGGCCTGCAAAACATTATAGGCAGCTAAATATTCATCATAAGAATGATACTACCTGGGAAGGGTTTGTCAGATGGACTACAGATGAGGAATGTTCTCAAGAAGATGCTGAATAATCTTCTTTATTGTTCTaggcatttttctttatttcttggaATAAAAATCATTTCCAGAAAGTCCCTAGTTTCATCTGGATGCAAagacaagtcattttttttctgaatacttTCAAGACAGCATCCTGCCAATGTCTGCACGTGAAACCTCTTCAGAATTGTAACAAGGATGACTTTCATCATTACCATGGCAATGTATTTTCCTGCACAGCCACGGGGCCCAAAACCAAATGGTTGAAAATAACGATGAGGAACCTAtaagaataaacagaaaattgAAGAAGTTTGTGAAAGGCAAGTAGTATTTATCTAACATTAAAAATTTGGTTGGTCTGATTTATTAATCAAATCTTAATGCAAGCATCAAGACCACTGATTCAGGGTTCCAGTCATTTAACCTAATAGCTCCTTAGAAGATAAATTACAGTGAATCAAGctgaaaaagtttttacagttgagtttgatttatctaataaTAGCTTCAGTATTGGATGGTTCTTgccatccaattttttttcaggtaaatgtattttaaagaaagacaGCATAGGTCATTTCCTAACAATATGGAAGCTATCTCAGATTCAcatcaatttctttatatatatatatatatacatatatatatatattatttataagatatatgcatggtgttcagcattgacaattgcaaaatcttttgttccaatatttcccctccctcctcccacctccttcccccagatggcaggttgaccaatacatgttaaatatgttaaagtcaaatacaatatacgtctacatgtccaaacagttattttgctgtacaaaagaattggactttgaaatagtgtacaattaaccatTCATATCAATTTCTAAATGAATATTCTAAGATACCAGATAcctggataatttttaaaaattaaatatgtagaATTTTGATCTATATAATGTCAAACTTGCACGATTCATAGAATCATTGGATTTTGGGATCTAGATGGGAACTTGAATATTATTTGCTGAAAGTGTTTCTTTTTATAGAATAAGCAAGAAACTAATATTTAAAGGGGTTTAATGATCTGCCATATAAGTAGAAAGTGAAGCCAATCAATTACTTCTGTGTAAAAAGATAGTCAAAACATTGGTTTGgcataatataaacaaaacaatgcattgattagattttttaaactattaaaccatttctactcatatatCAGAGAATCACAGCTAGAAGGGATCTTTTAAGTCATCTTAGTTtaatggtgtcaaattcaaatggcAACTGATATCTTCCAGTTATATGACTAATAAAACCACAAATTCATATTATCTATGTCATACTCTATTTTAGTTTACTTTGTTAACTAtctccccaattacatttttaatcttgATTCCAGTAACACTCAGGAATTTCTCTGGGCAGTGAGTGTGACACCTTGTATCTAGTCTAAAAGGTTAACTGTTACTTTTTAGGAGCCATAGAGGAGGTAATAAGCAACAGGGCTAAAACCCGGGGGTCTTGGTCAAGTCACATAACCTTTGTCTGCTTCAGTTCCTTCAACagtaaaaagaggataataatagcacttacttctcaGGGTTTGTGTgacgatcaaatgagatatttgtaaagtacttagcataatggtacctggcacatagtaaggacttaattctttttctgttctttttttccaccctccttccccattccctttcctttttctaatgtgTGACAAGGTTGCTGGTTTGGGATGGAATGTAAGAATAGGGTAGATCAGATGCTACtccaaagaagggaaaatgtgCATTTCTTGTAGGGAAAAGAGGAGtcaaaaagatgatttcagattTGGTGTAAAAATACCTATTCAGAGGGCAGctgggtgatgcagtggatagagtaccagtcctgaagtcaggagaaactgagttcaaatctggtctcagacacttaatacttcctagctgtgtgactaggcaagtcacttaaccccaattgtcttagggaaaaaaataccTACTCAGAATATTcagcattttaattttgttttcaatttaaaaGAGAGGTACATGTTAGTTTATTAAATGCCCAAAAAAGATCTCTTACATTCTTTGCAAAGTTTTCAAGAGTAAATTCATTCGGCTTGGGAAAAAACTCAAGTTTATGCATCCTTCCAATATTCAAGATAATGTTAGTTCCCCTTTTCACTGGATAACCATCAATCACATCATCTTGCAAAGCCTTGCGCATGACCAAGTCCACAACAGGTTGGTATCTCATGCTCTCATAAATGAAACTTTCAACCACTTTTAATTTTTGCACATCATCGATCTTAATGTCTCTCTCACCTATAGGAatattacaaaaagaataaaggaagttAATGTTATCTTCATTGTAATAGAAACCACTTGAGCTATTTCAATTATACAGATCAGTTTTTGAAGGACTtagtttaataattttgaaattttataataACAATACATTGTATGTAAAACCTAGGTTTCAAAGTATATTGTTCCATTACAAGAATGTAAACCATCTAAAAGATAAATGTCTGTCTTATTCTTGAATCTTGTAGATATTTGGCCTTCATGGTTTTACATGCCACCTACTTTACAGCTGGGAattctaatataattttttttatcatacacATAATTCCATTCtgtctggtaaaaaaaaaaacacacacacctAAATTCCAATATCCCAAGATATCCCTAAAGGGTTTGAATATCAGGtagcaaaaaagattatttcattactttattctctggaaaaaaaaagttatttaaacctTATGTTTAATTTCAAGTACTCTGGCTATAAGAGGACTCTCTGACTAAACTGTTTTTGAGAGGCACTGATTTAACTGAGGCTTTCTTTTAAATCCTTACCAATAACAGTTTGTATTTCATTCATTACTGCTTCTTCAACGTTTGGATGCTTTGCAATCAACAATAACATGAAGTACACAGTGACAGACAGAGTGTCAGGGCCAGCAATCAACATTTCCAGGATGCATTGGTTCACATTCTCCCCTGTCAAGTCTCCACGCCCCTGGAAAAtgtaaagacattttttaaaaaagaaagtgacagTAAAAAATCAAAGTGCTGAAGAAAGGAGGAgatttaatattcagaataagAATCTGGAAAGTATTTAggaatggtttaaaaaataaaaaatccatatTTTCACTGTAATTAAACAGTCATAAATATTTACCAGAAACTAAGGATTTAGAAGAGACCTGAAAAATTCAGCCTTCCAGCCTTTTACTTCCAAGTATCTGACTATTTGCTATTGTTCAGATACCTGAATGTCTAGCTTAAACatttgcctttcttctttttgttatagctacaTATATTCTGTTTGTTCTGTTTGTTATAATTTCAATCCTGGAATAGAagataggggtgtgtgtgtgtgtgtgtgtgtgtgtgtgtgtgtgtgtgtgtatgtgtgtgtatgtgtgtgtgtgtgtgtgtgtgtgtgtgtgtgtgtgtgttacacgAAGGTGCTAACCCTGGGGTAAAGGGATACTATTGCAATAATAAAATGAGGATATGTAGCATCTCTAAAGTAACCACATCCAGAGGTTATGGGATTATTCACTGAAGGCTTTACAACTCCCAGTGCAAAACATGTCTTAATAGTGGTTGGGAACAGGGTCAAAGTTAACAATTGTTGTATACCCTAAAGCTTGGCTTTTAAGAGTAACTAAAAGTAACCAGACTAATGGACACAACGTTTTCTGATCTTACGCTATATTAGTAGTGAAAAATACAATGGTTCTGGAGAGAGGCTACTTGAATTCAGACCTTGCTTCTATTGCATTATTATCTGTGAGTTAATCTTTGCTCTCTATGTATTTATCATATATCTAGTCTGGTTTCAGATTGTATCTGGATAATGCTGAAGCATACAGTCAATTGAGTCAATTCCTATCACCTGCCAATTCAATGAAAAGCAGTCCAATTAAATGTTTGGAATAGTGTATAAGACACAGCTGGTAAATGAAATGTTCACTTTTTAACCAGTTTTTGAAGCATTATACAGCCATAACCTCATAATTGGATATCAGtccaaatcaaaattttcttatctcaatcaaaaataagcaaaaagtttgaactcagattttcttagtAGATAAATTTCTGTTACTTCACAAAAGACACTTCTTTAAATTTGTACCCTTCTCTCTTTAACAAGTCAATCAAAGATATGGTATTATACATCCTGTCAGAATAGCCATTCACTCACAGGGAACATTTTACTAATGGCATAAATGTTTTGATGGTGGGACAAAATTTCagcaatatttttgttttaaacattctCATGACCACCAATGTAACTTTACATGCATGACAAGTTTTCACATCCATATCTTGCCATAATCATTAAGCCTTGCTGGTTAAATTAAGAAACAAtcagattttcactttttttccctgacCAATAGAGCAAAATTCTCTCATATAGCCATCAGACTGCAACTGTAACAATTATCCAAATTGTTAACTGAGAtcaatattttttagaaaaaaaatcattctgaaaaaGCAACTAAAGAATTTTTCCAGCCCACTTGTTGAATGGGTAAATCAGCTTGCTTCCTTGCTTTGTtacagaaatgaagtgatttgtacTATTTAGAAGACAATGTATTTTGAAATTTGATTTGAGAAGAGACTAGCATATGGTTAAGGATTTCCAACAAGACTACATCTAATGTTCATAATTATCTGGTTTTTTAAtggatatatattatatgcatatatgtaaacagatatgtatatacatatggacatatttctttctatattctctacacatatatattctacaaAAGCAATTACTGATGATATAAAAATTGCAGTTTACCAAAATGTAGGGTTTGTATAGTTACTTGGAtagtttagatttttaaaaaatctattgaggAAAAAAGTATTTTAGTTTGAATTATATAGATCATGAACTTCCCTCTAACAAACTTAGGATAGTAAGTCTATCCATCATTTCACTTTAACTAAGTAGACACAAATAATAAGAACAAGTACAAGAGTCTATGCTATTTCTATGTTAAATTGTTGACTGTACCTGGGCAAAAATTAATTGTGAAGCAAAATCCATGCAGTCTTCCAGTTTGTCATCTTTGGAAAGTCtgtgtcttttttcttctattaaaatttCTATGGCATCCTTCAAATCCttgctgaaataaaaataaataaaattaatctacCCTGGTTCATCTCAGTTCTGGGCAATTTATCTGTCATTTGTTTAAATAAGGGGTTCAATCTTGGTTAATACCATTTGTAtcactaaataaatgaaattgaattctTACAAATATGTTTGAATTCCATATATCTTGCATTTCCTAATACTGATTTAGGATCAATTGACACTTTTTTAATGTGCAAAAACTATGGATAGGGTGTCTCAAATGTTTTAGTGtaactttaatagcttaaaacatCATTAAAATTTCAGAACACTGAAACACATATATGTTTGAATTTGTATAAATGACTACTATGATCTATCATTTATGAAactaacatatacacacatatctataatGTGTATGtaagtttatatatttatgtatgtataatccTAGAAAATTCCCTAAAGCAATGCAATCAAACTAATTAGAAATGATCTGatagcatattgacttagaagaGTACATTAACATTTCTatgctctattttatttttattttgttaaatattttccattataatCTAGTTTTGGCCTTTCTTAGGAGAGTTTCACAACTCAGCCTCCAAGGTAATACATTTCTGGCCTAGAGAAATGAGAGGTtaagttatatacatataatacatatgtacaatatataaacacatatacatgatAGGGAATATAAGGTTTATATAgctataagtatatatatatatatgtacacacacatccCTTCCAtaataagtatatgtatgtatatacttatgcATACACCTTCATCCCAACCCCAGCCTATACACATGCTTaagtatattcatatacacacaaaaatggtTCTGGATTCTCAATGGCACACTATTGGAGCACATTTTGGAAAAGTTTTAAGTAGAGGCCAGGTGAATGAAAGTATATATAGTGCATAAAGAACACCTTAGCTGCATTAAGAAATACTCTTTAACAGATTAGATGATGGCTAATTAATTTTTCAACCACAGCCATTCTTGAAGGCTATTTTGTAGTAGGGGTTGAAATACGTTGGAGGAGTGAATACTCATATTGATGAAATTGCAGGTAATTAAactataaaatacacacacataatttgttggtattcatttttcaatcatgtcaaattcttcatgaccccatttggtattttcatggcagagatactggagtggtttgccatttccttttccaaatcattttagaaatgaagaaactgaggcaaacatggttaagtgacttgaccaggatcacccAGCGAGTAattatctgaagcaggatttaaactcaggaagatgagtcttcctgactctagaaccAGATCTCTATCCACTGGACTTCCTTGCTGCCACATATACATGCACAGGTCACACAGATaagcatgtgtacatatatatccaGACATATACATCATGTATGAATACACATGTATAATATTCATGGTGATAAAGTAGATTGAGAAATAGATTAAGATTTAAGAGACTTAGGTACTAATCTTATTTTTGTTactaatgaaataattatatatgctTGAGTAGGTCCTAAAACTTCTCTTGgctttattatctgtaaaatgaatgtgttgaactaaattatatgtaatattctttttGGATCTATCTATCTGCCTTCAGGATGAAATCATCTTTGGGTAAATCATACTTATAAAGTCATgagctggggatataaagacaaaagtctAGCTCCCAAGGATTTTATAATTCGCCAAGGAGAGACAACACTACGTATATATGGCAAGtacaaaaaacacaaattatatttttgggaaggcattagcatttggggtgatcaggaaagactttagaAAGTAGCACTTGTGCTGAGCCTTGATGGAAGATAGGGATTGAAAgaggcagaggagagaagggatgaATTCCAGATAAGACAACTAATGCAAAGTCCTGGAGAAGGGCACGAAATTCCAGGTGTGAGAAGCAGTAAGAGGGCCAATTTGGGTGTACTGCAGTGTTTGTGAAGAAGACTAAAGGAAGGATGGGACCATATTGTGAAGGAGCAGAGTAgttaatatttgatcctagaagttgTAATAGGGAGCTAATAGAGTTGATTAATTAGGAAAATGATGTGATTCTACCAAATTTTAGGAAATCATTTTGGaggtggaggatagattggagtggggagaagacCGAGGCAAATAGAACAATTAGGCAGCTATTGTAATAGTCAACAAGAGCTTTGGGGAACTTGAACTGAAGTGCCATGTGAGTGAAGGGGAGGTCAATTATAAGAGATGTTATAGAATCAGAAAAGATGTGATTTGGCAACTGTCTGGTTATGAGTGGTAAGAGACAATGAAAAGTCAAAGATGATACACTGTGGTTGAGAGTTGGGGGATTAAAATGATAGTAATGCTCTTAACAAAAAGAAGGAAGTTAGGAAAATATATAGattaggagggaagggagagaaaagataatgagttttgctTTGGGCATGCAGAGTTTAAGATGCTTATAGAAAATCtagtttgaaatatttaatagGAAATTGGTGATATAAAACTAGAGCTCAGGAGGAagattctatctatctatctatatgtttctttcaacatatttaaatatttttttttaatttaggaattttcttttttattattatgaacttaaaaatATAGAATGGTTCACAAAATTGCAtgtcatcctttttttttcagggctcatgctaatcttttttttattgctCTGTTAGTatatattttgcttaaaaaataatgcttacaggaatatttacatttattcccATTGAAGACCacgaaaaaattaaaaaattgagaaaactttTTTGTAGGCTtcagatgaactttttttttgaaatagaatACTTTTGATTTGCCACATGAAATGGTGAATAAGATGGAGAAAATAGGCAGTTACTAAGATTTTTCTAACGTAGCTATTATATTTTTTGAGATTACTGTAAATCCCATTCCACTAAAGATtcccatattaaaatgtaattccttccaaaacaaaatagtaattattattttttcatatagtattTTGATTTGTCTCTATATGAGGTGGGtaagtggcacagtaaatagagttgTAGGTCTGGAGTCAGCAAAACTTGGGATCAAAACCAGCCACAGATACTTATAAGCTGTGTAGTTCTGGGTCAGTCACTTAaccactgcctgcctcagttttctcatctgtaaaatggggataatgacaaGATCTACCttgtagggttgttgtaagaaacAGATGGAATAACATTTGtgaagttcttagcacagtgcttggtacatagtaagatacaaaaatatttgcttaTTCCCTTCCTACCTATGTATATCTTTGATTCTTAATCATGAGTTGGATATATTTTCTCTCATATGAATATGTGCTACATAGTCTATGATCTGCAACTGCTCAAATTTCTAATTGGCTAGGCTAGTGTAAATGATTGGGCACAATCAAAACTGCTAACTATAtacattctatttatttatattttcaaatcctACCAAAAAATACCAAACACACAATATAATATTTCCTTCATAGATAGAGTTTCAGTCATCTTCTTTTAGTATATGTCCTGCCGCAGCAACCATTCAGTCATTTTCTTTTAACTTGAAATATTTCATCTTCAAAAGTATTATAAATCTCTTCAAATTTAGTTAATGAAAATTAATTCTGGAGTAACAGAATTGTAACTTGACTGAGTAGCTCCATTTCtgagagtaaaaaacaaaaacaaaaataaaaaaaatcccaaccaaAAACATTGTTCTAGTGCAGAGATTATCCACAAGATTGGGGTGTTTATAATCTggagttttttatattttgatgagtttatttcatataattgacttccttttttaattctttttattctggCAAGTGTTCTATAGGCTTCAGCAAACTGTGAAAGGAGTTCATGACAAAAGATTATGAACCCCTCctttagaggaggaaaaaaaggttgTTATGAAACAATAGAAATGGGGTCAGCCAATCTTTCTCTCCAGCTAATCAATGTGGTGCTAACCTGAAATTCCAGAGCATACAAATCATAGAGTTAGTTCCATGTAAAAAACACCCATCAAGAATATTCTTCCTTTGCGTTGTGATCTGGTCTAAGACAGCTAAAATGATATAACCTATTTAAACCATAGTTCTCAAATCATAAGAGAaaatttattaaaaggaaaacaaagcacaattagaaaagaagaaatcctaCTATCTCCCAAATTTTCAAAGTAATGTTACTTACACAGACTTTTCATACTTTTTGTATAGCCAAGATATCTTAAAGTAGATGTCTGGTTTGAGAAGGAGAGCTTGCCAAGCATTAAAATAGTTCTGTATTTTGATCACAATTgcattttctgaaaataaaaatgagaaatcagTTTAGGTAATATGTGAACCAAAGAAGGCTACTTTGAACAGAGCATATTCCCCAAAGACTCTCAAATAGGCTTTTAGCTACCTGTGATTCTTTATGAAGCAAAACAATGACAATTTCAATCGGAGATTTAGCCAAGTCAGAATGACTACATAATTCAGGCTTTCAATTATTCAGTTTGCCTATCTATATCTCTGCATTGGccaaaacaattaaataattgCCAGCTCTTCACTTTGACTTTTATTGACAAAGGCCAGAGTTTAGCATATACCACAGGGCAAACCTCCATGGTCACACAATTTAAATCTAAACTATTCTCTAGGAGAAGATGGAAATCAGTACTTGTATGAGGAATGGTACCTAGTAATAGGAAGGGCAAAGAATCACCATTCCTTCTGCTGTTGAGTAACTGTAAAATCTTCACTTCACTTGATGCTGTTGGGTAAACATAACCACGAGGTAGCTAGATCTACACAGCCCAAATTACACAATAATATATGGAGAAAGAACATAATTTTCTCAATTACACCTGGTCTCTTCAACACAGGCTGAAATGTGGAGTTGATGTTTATTTGATGAAATACCTGAGAAGACAAAGGAATGTAAATAATCTATTTGATATTATTTAGGCTTCCtaaattcataataatattataatcgcttcatttccttttaaatatcCTCTACAAAATGAAGCTTTTGCCTGACTTAATtatcagatacttattagatcAAAGGCTATTCAGAATTAGATAATTTCTATATAATACAGGCAAACTGGGTATGGTATTCCCTATTGAAAGGAAGTTTGAATGGGAGAATAGCTTATAGAATTCAAACTCTTAAATCTGGACAGAATCTCAGTGGCCATCTAGCACAGCCTCTATTCACAGCAAAATCTGGCTCTGCTCTGAAGGTTTCTAGCGAAAGGATACCTGAGGCAGCTCTTTCCATACAGGATCAGCTCTATAATTAAGAAGATTTTAGTTATATTTAATTGAAAtctacttccttgtaaatttaaTAGGTCTTAGTTCTGATTTCTAGTGCAAAGCAGAATAAGTATAATTACTTTTCTATATTACAGCTCCTTCAAATCTTTTCAAATAACTAccatccttcttttttctcttcttctctcttccagaCTAAATACTCCCAGTTCCTTCAAATGATCCTCTGGTTTGAACCCCCTTAGTATTTTGGCCACTTACATATACTTGTACATACTTTGATTTGTCAAAATCCTTTCTGAAATGTGGTGTCCCATACTGAACACAATAGTTTGAATGTGATACAAAAAGAGCAGACAATACCATCATCCTCATCATTCTGACCCCTGCTTCTGTTACTGCAACCTATGATTGATGCAGGTTTTTGCTTTTGCTAAAATGATATGTTGCTACATAAATGTAAGCTACTTGCCATTTCATATAATACAGATAAAGTTTGTATATATCTTAGAGGAACTGGGGAGTAGATATTTGCACATATACAAGCCCCAAATAATGGGAATATATAAAAGTTCAACTTGGTTGGCAGCAGGCTGTCTCAACTAATAAGTAGAACacacttgtttgtttttaacctttGGTCAAAATAGTATCACATGAATTGAACTTCTATTATGTACAGAGCAATATTATAGACCtgaatagaattataaaataaacagaagacATAGTTTCCATCCTAAAACAGCTCACAGTCATATAGGAAGTAAAGCAAACAcacttgaaaaaacaaaaccaaaaaattcagttaaatatataatcaaggacaaattgaaaaatagaaagtgTTTACAGGAGTCTCTCTCCCTTCTGCTTGTAGAGGGAAGATTCTGTCTTTcttatcaataaaaagaaaaaatataatgtgACAAGAAGATTTTCAGTACCATCCAGAGGGATCCCCAAGAAGAGGATATTGGAGGTATCCAACATAATGCGTCTCATGAGGTTCAGCACATTGATATAACCCAATTCATTGGTGACATCCTCCAGTTTGTCCAGATGAATTATAGTTGAGTTAACACAAATAGCCACCATGCGCACAAGGCCTGGGCCAGACAAAGCTAAAaagcacacatatataaaacagtCAGTAAACCAATATTAGAATCAAAATAATTCAGTTAGATGATGTCCACAGTCCAGAAGTAGAAGTAAAGACTCTCAATTATTCAATGACTTGAGTACATCTAGCATTTAGAATTTTGTCTCTCTGTTAAGGAGCTTGAAATAGTGTTTAAGACAAATTTTGGATTTATTTACAAACAGTAGTTGGGGGCAGACATGGATTTAAGAAGAAGTTgttaaaatgcttattatttgcTACAAAAGATTGGATCAACATAAACAGAAGGAAGTTGAGAGTAGAACAAGGAAATGGTACATTCTATCAATGTAGATAGATATCTAGACTTTCAGGGGAAAAATTCCTCAGAAGCAAGAATTTTGATCCAATTTCCTGAAATACTCCCTCAGCTACCCTTCACTATCATTAAAAAAGACATAGCCAAATAGCTGATAGATCTGCCACAAATGAATGTTCTGCTGGGGCAGAGAATAATCATGAAACTGTTGCCTTGGGGGCTGAAAGATAGTTTCATCCAGAAATGCAGGTGATCCTCagtgattatttaaaaatactaatgcATCAGTTTAATTTCAATAGGCAATGCAAATTCACTTTATCTTATAAGGCAGGTGAGATACAGTTTTGTGGATTGTTAATAATCTATGTCTCTCTTAAAGCTTCTTATAGGCCTAACATAGGTCAAAAGGAGCTTGATAATTAACTTAAAATCCTATTACCTCAGGAAAATTGTTGGTGAAGGATAATTGCTCTTAATAAGTCTGAgccaagaacattgaatttggaatcagagaccTGAATTTGAAAATCCCAGCTGTCATTTATTATAGATATGATtttaagcaaattacttaaagtttctgactctcagtttcctcatcttgaaaatgaAGGTTTTAGACTTGGTAGTCTAATAGCCcttgattctttttttgaaaatacaaGAAATATGCCCTCTCCTCCATAGTCTATATGTTTCCTTAGATCAGTCTAGT
The DNA window shown above is from Sminthopsis crassicaudata isolate SCR6 chromosome 2, ASM4859323v1, whole genome shotgun sequence and carries:
- the CYP19A1 gene encoding aromatase, with the protein product MILEILNPVHYNFTGMVPEAMPAATMPILLITCFLLLIWSYEDTSLIPGPGYCMGIGPLLSHGRFLWMGIGSACNYYNKMYGEFMRVWICGEETLIISKSSSMFHIMKHSHYISRFGSKLGLQCIGMHENGVIFNNNPDLWKVIRPFFTKALSGPGLVRMVAICVNSTIIHLDKLEDVTNELGYINVLNLMRRIMLDTSNILFLGIPLDENAIVIKIQNYFNAWQALLLKPDIYFKISWLYKKYEKSVKDLKDAIEILIEEKRHRLSKDDKLEDCMDFASQLIFAQGRGDLTGENVNQCILEMLIAGPDTLSVTVYFMLLLIAKHPNVEEAVMNEIQTVIGERDIKIDDVQKLKVVESFIYESMRYQPVVDLVMRKALQDDVIDGYPVKRGTNIILNIGRMHKLEFFPKPNEFTLENFAKNVPHRYFQPFGFGPRGCAGKYIAMVMMKVILVTILKRFHVQTLAGCCLESIQKKNDLSLHPDETRDFLEMIFIPRNKEKCLEQ